From the Ignavibacteriales bacterium genome, the window CTCAAGTACGACAAGGTTGAGACAACATAACCTAACTATAATATATATCTAATTCTTATATGGGAAGATTTGTCCTTTACTTAAAGGGTGTTGCAATGGGGATCGCGGATCTGATCCCGGGTGTTTCGGGCGGTACGATCGCTTTTATAACGGGGATTTACGAGAGGCTGATATCGGCGCTGAAAAGTGTGGATATGCAGGCAGTAAAGCTGTTATTTACGTTTAAGGTAAAGGCTTTCCTTAAAAAGATAGACGGGGGATTTCTGTTCACTCTAATTGCCGGGATCCTAACATCTATTCTGCTTTTGGCGAAGCTGATGAAGTACCTTCTCGAAAACCAACCTGTTTTACTGTGGGCTTTCTTCTTCGGGCTAATACTCTCATCGATATATATAGTTCTAAAAAAGATCAAGAAGTGGAATGCAATTGGTATATTAATGTTCGTCCTTGGAACTGTGATAGCGTACCTGGTCACATCCACAAAGAGTGTCCATCTTCCGGACGGACCTTTCTTTGTATTTCTGTCCGGGGCTATAGGTATTATTGCCATGATACTCCCGGGTATTTCGGGTTCGTATATACTTCTCATACTTGGTAAGTACTCATACGTCATCGGGCTTGTAACAACTTTAACGGATTACCTCAAGGACTCCGTAAGCGCGGTAGTTCACGGTGATCTTTCATATATAACCGCAAGCTTTCCAGCGTCAGAGGTAGGTATGCTGTTATTATTCCTGTGTGGTACAATATCCGGGCTTGTTGCCTTTTCAAGAGTGCTGAACTG encodes:
- a CDS encoding DUF368 domain-containing protein, whose product is MGRFVLYLKGVAMGIADLIPGVSGGTIAFITGIYERLISALKSVDMQAVKLLFTFKVKAFLKKIDGGFLFTLIAGILTSILLLAKLMKYLLENQPVLLWAFFFGLILSSIYIVLKKIKKWNAIGILMFVLGTVIAYLVTSTKSVHLPDGPFFVFLSGAIGIIAMILPGISGSYILLILGKYSYVIGLVTTLTDYLKDSVSAVVHGDLSYITASFPASEVGMLLLFLCGTISGLVAFSRVLNWLFKHHHDMAVFSLAGFMLGSLNIIWPWKNIIGTEPDHKGVMQNIYENTLPHEFNQMFFIIIGLMVAGFAAVYLIDRISVPPVDKKDEEHPKSEV